Genomic window (Streptomyces cadmiisoli):
CTGGGGCTGGAGTCCCGACGGGGCGGGCAAGCAGATCTGGTGCGAACTGGACCGCTGCGCCGAGCCCCGGAGGGCGGCGATGGCGTACGGCGGCGGGGTGTCGGGGCGGGACGGCGTCGACGGACTCGACGGCTACGAGGGCTACGAGGGGCTCGCGTACGAGGCGGTCTGAGGGACCGTCGTGCCGGGCGGTGCGCCGACCCGTCGACGTGACTGCGGGCGGTGGACGGGCCGGAGATGTGCCGGTCTCGGCGTGAGGCGTGGCAGGGCGGGGGCACGGGCGCAGGTGCGCCGGGACCCTTCCGGCCGGCCGGGGGCGTCGTGCGCCCGGATGTGCTTCCGTGCGCGCCTGTGTCAAAAAGGGCGTTGGGTAATAAATCCCCGAACAGGTGTTGACGCGACGTGACGGTTTGATCACGCTGGTGGTCAGCGATTCGCCGCGAGGGGACGTCGAGGGGTTCGGTGACGGGAGCCCTCGGCGAGTGTGGGTCGTGATTCGGCGTCGGTTCTTTTCAGGGGTGAGTGGAACCGGGGCGGGAACGCCGGAGCCGGATGGCGGCGCACGGTGCCGTGCTCGGGGCGGGCGCTGTCGCGCCGCCAGCCGGACTCGCGTCACTACAGAACGGCGACGGGTGCCACCGGTGTCCCCGTGGCGCCGACGAACGGTTCGGGCATCGCCGACAGCAGAAACGTGTGGCGGCCGACTTCTCCACAGGCTGTGGACAATTCTTCGAGTTGCCAGTTCTGGCCCTGCGGCATCCCCATCTCCACCAGGTGCAGCGCGTGCACGGGCAGCCACAGGTTCTCCGTCTCGGGCGGAAAGATCTCGAAGGTGAGGGTGTCGTTCGCGACGGCCGCCACGTCGCGCGCGTGGAACCACTCCGGCGTCCGGATCGACAGACCCGGCGACGGATACCCGTATCCGTGCTTGTCGCCCGCGAGATACACCCGCATCTGCCCGGTCCGCACCAGCACGATGTCGCCGGCCCGCACCCGGGTCCCGGCCAGTTCCTCGGCCGCGTCCAGATCCTCCGGGGTGACCGCGTGCCCGCCGGGCAGCCGGTCCGTCCCCAGCGCGCGGGCGACGTCCAGCAGGACGCCGCGGGAGACGATGTGCCGGGCCTTGTCGATGCCGGAGTACCGCGCGCCGTCGTGCGCGGTGACGGTGGCCGCCGGGCGGCCGTTGTAGAGCTTCCCCGAGTGCGAGACATGGGGCAGCCCGTCCCAGTGGGTCGCCGCCTGGAGCCCCATGGTCACGGCGTCGTCGCTGCACGCGACCGTGCCGGGACCGAACAGCTCCTGGTTGATCTGCACCATGACGTGCAGTGGGTTGACCCGCCCGGGGATCATCCCCGTCTGCACACCGTCCTGTTGCAGGGGCAGGGCCAGCGGGATCCGCCGGCCTGTGCGGACCTCGGCGGCGGCCCCGCGCACGACCTCGTCGGTGATCAGGTTGAGGGTCCCGATCTCGTCGTCCGTCCCCCAGCGGCCCCAGTTGTTCACGCGCTCGGCGATGTCGTGGAACTCGGCCGGCAGTGACATGGGCCCTCCCGGGGGCTTGTGTCCAGGCGTCTGGCGGGTCATAAAATCTAACGGGTCGTCAGAAACTGCGGGAAGGGGCCGGGTGTGGGGAACTTCTTGGCAGGCGGGGTCGTCGCCGTGACCGGGGCCGGCCGGGGTATCGGGCGGGCGGTGGCGCTCGCGTCGGCCGCGGCCGGGGCGCGGGTGGTGGTCAACGATCACGGGGTGACCGTCGACGGTGCCTCACCGGGCGGCGAGCCGGCGGCGGCCGTGGTCAAGGAGATCGAGGCGCTGGGCGGCGAGGCCGTCGCGGTGTCCGACGACATCTCCACCATGGCCGGCGGCCAGCGGGTCGTGGACACGGCGCTGGAGTCGTACGGACGGCTCGACGGTGTCGTGTGCGTCGCCGGGATCCTGCGCGAGCGGATGCTGTTCAACATGACCGAGGAGGAGTGGGACCCGGTCGTCGCCACCCACCTCAAAGGGACGTTCACGGTGTTCCGGGCCGCGTCGGCCGTGATGCGCAACCAGCGGTCGGGCACCCTGATCGGTTTCACCAGCGGCAACCACCAGGGGTCCGTCTCGCAGGCCAACTACAGCGCCGCCAAGGGCGGGATCATCTCGCTCGTGCGCAGCGCCGCGCTGGGGCTGCACAAGTACGGCGTGACGGCGAACGCGGTGGCGCCCGTGGCCCGCACCCGGATGTCCGCGAACGTGCCCATGGAGTTGGCGGAGATCGGCGAACCGGAGGACGTGGCCGCGCTCGTGGTCTACCTGCTGTCGCGGCGGGCCCGGGAGGCCGGTGTCACCGGGCAGGTCTACACGATCGCCGGGCCGAAGATCGCGGTGTGGGCGCAGCCGAGGGAGCTGCGGGCGGCGTACGCCGAGGGCTCCTGGACGCCGGAGCGGATCGCGGACTTCCTGCCGGGGACGGTGGGCGTGGACCCGATGCCGCTGCTGGAGCGGGTGGCGGGGATGGAGCGGGCGGCCAAGGAGGGGGCCCGGCCGAACACGTAGCGGGCACGGGACGTTGGGAGGACAGCGTGGAGTTCGGGTTCACCGAGGCGGACCGGGCGTTCCGGCGCGAAGCCAGGGCGTGGCTCGCCGCGCACGCCGATGCCGGGCAGGACCGCCGCACCTGGGAGCGCACCCTCGGCAAGGCCGGCTGGATCGGCCTCGGCTGGCCCGAGGACGGCTGGGGCAACCGCGTGGCGACGCTGACCCAGCAGGTCGCGTGGGCGGAGGAGTACGCGCGCTCGCCCGCGCCCCCGCGCTCGGGGCACATCGGCGAGAACCTGCTCGCCCCCACCCTCATCGCCCACGGCACCGAGGAGCAGAAGGCCCGCTTCCTGCCCCCGGTCGCCGCCGGTGAGGAACTCTGGTGCCAGGGCTACAGCGAGCCGGACGCGGGCTCCGACCTGGCCGGGGTGCGCACCGCCGCGGTCCGCGAGCCGGGCGGGACCCACTACCGCGTCACCGGCCGCAAGATCTGGACCTCGCTCGCCCACGAGGCCGACTGGTGCTTCGTGCTGGCCCGCACCGAGCCCGGCTCGCGACGCCACCACGGGCTCAGCTTCCTGCTGGTGCCCATGGACCAGCCGGACCGGATCGAGGTCCGCCCGATCCGGCAGATGACGGGCACCAGCGACTTCAACGAAGTCCTGTTCGACGGCGCACGCGCACGCGTGGAGCACGTCGTCGGCGGCGAGGGCCGCGGATGGCGGGTCGCGATGAGCCTGCTCGGGTTCGAGCGCGGGGTCTCGACACTCGCCCAGCAGATCGGGTTCGCCGAGGAACTGGGGCAGGTGGTGCGGGCCGCGCTCGACTCCGGCACGGTGTCCGACCCCGTCCTGCGGGACCGGCTGGTGGGGCAGTGGGCCGAGCTGCGCACCATGCGGTGGAACGCGCTGCGGACGCTCGGCGGTTCGGCGGACGCGGGCGCGCCCAGCGTCGCCAAGCTGCTGTGGAGCGGCTGGCACCAGCGGCTCGGGGAGCTCGCGATGCAGGTGCGGGGCGCGGCGGCCGGGGTGGGCCCGGCGGACTGGTCGCCCTCGGCGCCGTACGAACTCGACGCGTTGCAGCATCTGTTCCTGTTCTCCCGGGCCGACACCGTCTACGGCGGTTCGGACCAGATACAGCGCACGATCATCGCCGAGCGCGCGCTCGGCCTGCCGAGGGAACCGAAGGGCTGAGGGGGCGGTGTGATGCGGGGCGTGGTGTTCGACGGGCGGCGGGTCGAGGTCGTGGACGACCTGGAGGTACGGGATCCGGGGCCCGGCGAGGTGCGGGTGGCGATCACCGCGGCGGGGCTGTGCCACAGCGATCTGTCCGTGGTGGACGGGACCATCCCGTTCCCCGCCCCCGTGGTGCTGGGGCACGAGGGCGCGGGGATCGTCGAGTCGGTGGGCGACGGCGTCACGCACGTCGCGCCCGGGGACCAGGTGGCGCTGTCCACCCTTGCCAACTGCGGCACGTGCGCGGAGTGCGACCGGGGACGGCCGACGATGTGCCGGCGGGCCATCGGACGGCCCGGCCGGCCGTTCTCGAGGGCCGGCCGGCCGGTGTACCAGTTCGCCTCCAACTCCGCCTTCGCCGAGCTGACGGTGGTCCGGGCCGTACAGGCGGTCCGGATCGGTGAGGGCGTTCCCGCGACGTCCGCCGCGCTGATCGGCTGCGGTGTGCTGACCGGTGTGGGGGCGGTGCTGAACCGGGCGCGGGTGGAGCGCGGGGACAGCGTCGTGGTGATCG
Coding sequences:
- a CDS encoding acyl-CoA dehydrogenase family protein; this translates as MEFGFTEADRAFRREARAWLAAHADAGQDRRTWERTLGKAGWIGLGWPEDGWGNRVATLTQQVAWAEEYARSPAPPRSGHIGENLLAPTLIAHGTEEQKARFLPPVAAGEELWCQGYSEPDAGSDLAGVRTAAVREPGGTHYRVTGRKIWTSLAHEADWCFVLARTEPGSRRHHGLSFLLVPMDQPDRIEVRPIRQMTGTSDFNEVLFDGARARVEHVVGGEGRGWRVAMSLLGFERGVSTLAQQIGFAEELGQVVRAALDSGTVSDPVLRDRLVGQWAELRTMRWNALRTLGGSADAGAPSVAKLLWSGWHQRLGELAMQVRGAAAGVGPADWSPSAPYELDALQHLFLFSRADTVYGGSDQIQRTIIAERALGLPREPKG
- a CDS encoding Zn-dependent alcohol dehydrogenase — its product is MRGVVFDGRRVEVVDDLEVRDPGPGEVRVAITAAGLCHSDLSVVDGTIPFPAPVVLGHEGAGIVESVGDGVTHVAPGDQVALSTLANCGTCAECDRGRPTMCRRAIGRPGRPFSRAGRPVYQFASNSAFAELTVVRAVQAVRIGEGVPATSAALIGCGVLTGVGAVLNRARVERGDSVVVIGAGGIGLNVIQGARLAGALRIVAVDANPAKEAVARLFGASHFLTSVEGVRDILPTGADHAFECVGRVELVRAAVDLLDRHGQAVLLGVPPATAEASFVVSSMYLDKSILGCRYGSSRPQRDIALYAELYREGRLMLDELVTRTYPVEDFGKAAEDAEAGRVARAVLTF
- a CDS encoding cyclase family protein produces the protein MSLPAEFHDIAERVNNWGRWGTDDEIGTLNLITDEVVRGAAAEVRTGRRIPLALPLQQDGVQTGMIPGRVNPLHVMVQINQELFGPGTVACSDDAVTMGLQAATHWDGLPHVSHSGKLYNGRPAATVTAHDGARYSGIDKARHIVSRGVLLDVARALGTDRLPGGHAVTPEDLDAAEELAGTRVRAGDIVLVRTGQMRVYLAGDKHGYGYPSPGLSIRTPEWFHARDVAAVANDTLTFEIFPPETENLWLPVHALHLVEMGMPQGQNWQLEELSTACGEVGRHTFLLSAMPEPFVGATGTPVAPVAVL
- a CDS encoding SDR family NAD(P)-dependent oxidoreductase; translated protein: MGNFLAGGVVAVTGAGRGIGRAVALASAAAGARVVVNDHGVTVDGASPGGEPAAAVVKEIEALGGEAVAVSDDISTMAGGQRVVDTALESYGRLDGVVCVAGILRERMLFNMTEEEWDPVVATHLKGTFTVFRAASAVMRNQRSGTLIGFTSGNHQGSVSQANYSAAKGGIISLVRSAALGLHKYGVTANAVAPVARTRMSANVPMELAEIGEPEDVAALVVYLLSRRAREAGVTGQVYTIAGPKIAVWAQPRELRAAYAEGSWTPERIADFLPGTVGVDPMPLLERVAGMERAAKEGARPNT